The Pseudolabrys sp. FHR47 genome contains a region encoding:
- a CDS encoding VOC family protein: protein MRFLHTMLRVRNLDDALDFYVNKLGLKETRRRVDEKNRYTLVFLAGPDDADALDVAKKKGRPGPEVELTYNWDTEDYGEARYFGHLAYEVDNIYETCERLMKAGVTINRPPRDGVMAFVRSPDKHSIELLQKGAALPPQEPWASMKNTGHW from the coding sequence ATGCGATTTCTGCACACCATGCTGCGCGTCCGCAATCTCGACGACGCGCTCGATTTCTACGTCAACAAGCTCGGCCTGAAAGAGACGCGCCGCCGCGTCGACGAGAAGAACCGTTACACCCTCGTGTTCCTCGCCGGCCCGGACGACGCCGACGCGCTCGATGTCGCCAAGAAGAAGGGCCGCCCCGGGCCGGAGGTCGAACTGACCTATAACTGGGACACCGAGGACTATGGCGAGGCACGCTATTTCGGCCACCTCGCCTATGAGGTCGACAATATCTACGAGACCTGCGAGCGGCTGATGAAGGCCGGCGTCACCATCAACCGGCCGCCGCGCGACGGCGTGATGGCCTTCGTACGCTCGCCCGACAAGCACTCGATCGAGCTGCTGCAGAAGGGCGCCGCGTTGCCGCCGCAGGAACCCTGGGCCTCGATGAAGAACACCGGGCACTGGTAA
- a CDS encoding N-acetyltransferase, producing MTSEIVTLTDVHPRDIATFKKELQDAFAVAVVDEFGALPDGPIPSDHDLNAAITAPGAVVLRILSDGRKIGGAVVTLDMDTNHNSLDLFFIKVGEHGRGLGLKAWLAIERRYPETVRWQTHTPYFEKRNIHFYVNKCGFKIIEFFNRHHSDPHHPGGPDDLPGDGEAFQFEKVMRSPNGRFDPA from the coding sequence ATGACGAGCGAAATAGTGACCCTCACAGACGTCCATCCAAGGGATATCGCGACCTTCAAGAAGGAACTGCAAGATGCGTTTGCGGTGGCCGTGGTCGACGAGTTTGGAGCTCTGCCGGACGGGCCAATTCCATCCGACCACGACTTGAACGCAGCCATCACAGCACCCGGTGCCGTGGTTCTGCGCATCCTATCCGACGGTCGAAAGATTGGCGGTGCGGTCGTAACCCTCGACATGGACACAAATCACAACTCGCTCGATCTGTTCTTCATCAAGGTCGGAGAGCATGGTCGCGGTCTGGGCCTGAAAGCCTGGTTGGCAATTGAGCGACGTTATCCGGAGACGGTCCGATGGCAGACGCATACCCCATACTTCGAGAAGCGAAACATCCACTTCTACGTAAACAAGTGCGGATTTAAGATCATAGAGTTCTTCAATCGGCACCATTCCGACCCGCACCACCCGGGAGGTCCGGACGACCTACCCGGAGATGGTGAAGCCTTTCAGTTCGAGAAGGTCATGAGGTCGCCTAATGGACGCTTCGACCCCGCCTAG
- a CDS encoding aldo/keto reductase family oxidoreductase has product MSNAANASAFKLGTRTVNRIGYGAMQLAGRGAFGPPRDHGEAIAVLREAIASGVNHIDTSDFYGPHITNAIIREALHPYSDGLTIVTKIGAKRDSKGAWMPALSREDIIEAVHDNLRNLRIDAIDVVNLRAMFHPHHPAEGSLDAHLEALIDLQQQGLVRHIGLSHVTPKQISDTRKMCKIVCVQNHYNLAQRDDDTLIDELARDGIAYVPYFPAGGFTPLQSRELSLIATNLEATPRQIALAWLLARAPNILLIPGTSKVAHLRENLAASAIKLPDDAVTRLSAIAASGSKP; this is encoded by the coding sequence TTGTCCAACGCTGCAAACGCTTCCGCTTTCAAACTCGGCACCCGCACCGTCAACCGCATCGGCTATGGCGCGATGCAACTGGCGGGCCGTGGGGCCTTCGGTCCGCCAAGAGATCACGGCGAAGCGATTGCCGTGTTGCGCGAAGCGATCGCAAGCGGCGTCAATCATATCGACACCAGCGACTTTTACGGGCCTCACATTACGAACGCCATTATTCGGGAAGCGCTGCACCCGTACTCCGATGGCCTCACGATCGTCACGAAAATCGGCGCAAAACGCGATTCAAAGGGCGCGTGGATGCCGGCGCTTTCACGAGAGGACATTATCGAGGCAGTCCATGACAACCTGCGCAATCTGCGTATCGACGCGATCGACGTCGTGAATTTGCGAGCCATGTTCCACCCACACCACCCTGCTGAGGGTTCGCTTGATGCCCACCTCGAAGCTCTGATCGATCTTCAGCAGCAAGGTCTCGTCCGGCACATTGGGCTCAGCCATGTCACGCCGAAGCAAATCTCGGACACGCGGAAGATGTGCAAGATCGTCTGCGTCCAGAACCACTACAATCTGGCACAACGCGACGACGATACACTCATCGATGAACTGGCCCGCGACGGCATCGCTTACGTTCCCTATTTTCCGGCGGGCGGCTTCACGCCATTGCAGTCGCGGGAGCTATCGCTCATCGCAACCAATCTCGAGGCGACGCCGCGTCAGATCGCTCTCGCCTGGCTGCTGGCGCGCGCACCCAACATATTGCTCATACCGGGGACCTCCAAGGTTGCTCATCTGCGAGAGAACCTGGCCGCGTCGGCGATCAAGCTTCCAGACGACGCGGTGACCCGGCTAAGCGCGATTGCCGCGAGCGGTTCGAAACCTTGA
- a CDS encoding cation:proton antiporter — protein sequence MHHEVTLIATVALAFVFAAVMGYAADRLRLPPLVGYLAAGMLIGPATPGFVADAGLSAQLAEMGVILLMFGVGLHFSAADLLAVRGVAVPGAIGQIILATLVGMGLCALWGWGVGAGLVFGLSLSVASTVVVLKALEERNMVSSINGRVAVGWLIVEDLAMVLALVLLPAFAGVLGGNAGGGHGGGGGDSLAIALNIGKTLLKVGAFTALAMYFGPKIVPRLLKMAARTGSRELFTLTVLAIALGIAFGAAVVFDVSFALGAFFAGVVMSESRLSHRAAADSLPLQDAFTVLFFVSVGMLFDPWVLLREPGKVLGALALIMIGKAAIAFVIVAALRYPIGLGLTVAASLAQIGEFSFILAGLGISLGLLTREGQDLILAAAILSILLNPLAFTASDALQKIVRVKWPALWAGYGRQRIDELGGELQRIRELSEEREAQHQIEKHKLIQTFPLFAGVDEHSLEELLLLFKPSSASPGDRVVRKGERGDAMYFIAAGAVEVKLDDRSIRLEAGSFFGEMALLSGERRIADVVAIDFCEFLVLKSRDFNRFVSKHPELKEAVSTMASQRRKTNAAPVTTE from the coding sequence GTGCATCACGAAGTCACACTGATCGCGACGGTGGCGCTCGCCTTCGTCTTCGCGGCCGTCATGGGCTATGCCGCGGACCGGCTGCGCCTGCCGCCGCTGGTCGGCTATCTCGCCGCCGGCATGCTGATCGGGCCGGCGACGCCCGGCTTCGTCGCCGATGCCGGCCTCTCCGCGCAGCTCGCCGAGATGGGCGTGATCCTGCTGATGTTCGGCGTCGGCCTGCATTTCTCGGCGGCCGACTTGCTGGCCGTGCGTGGTGTCGCGGTGCCCGGCGCCATCGGCCAGATCATCCTCGCCACCCTCGTCGGCATGGGCCTGTGCGCGCTGTGGGGCTGGGGCGTGGGCGCCGGCCTGGTCTTCGGGCTGAGCCTGTCGGTCGCCAGTACGGTGGTGGTGCTCAAGGCGCTGGAAGAGCGCAACATGGTCTCTTCGATCAACGGCCGCGTCGCGGTCGGCTGGCTGATCGTCGAGGACCTCGCCATGGTGCTGGCGCTGGTGCTGCTGCCGGCCTTCGCCGGCGTGCTCGGCGGCAACGCCGGCGGCGGCCATGGTGGCGGCGGCGGGGATAGCCTCGCGATCGCGCTGAACATCGGCAAAACGCTGCTCAAGGTCGGTGCGTTCACTGCGCTGGCCATGTATTTCGGACCGAAGATCGTGCCGCGCCTCTTGAAGATGGCGGCGCGCACCGGCTCGCGCGAATTGTTCACCCTCACCGTGCTCGCGATCGCACTCGGCATCGCCTTCGGCGCCGCCGTGGTGTTCGACGTGTCTTTCGCGCTCGGCGCGTTCTTCGCCGGCGTCGTCATGAGCGAGTCGCGGCTCAGCCACCGGGCTGCGGCGGACTCGCTGCCGCTGCAGGATGCCTTCACCGTGCTGTTCTTCGTCTCGGTCGGCATGTTGTTCGACCCCTGGGTGCTGCTGCGCGAGCCCGGCAAGGTGCTCGGCGCGCTGGCACTGATCATGATCGGCAAGGCGGCGATCGCCTTCGTGATCGTGGCCGCGCTGCGCTATCCGATCGGGCTCGGCCTCACCGTGGCGGCAAGTCTGGCGCAGATCGGCGAGTTCTCGTTTATCCTGGCCGGCCTCGGCATCTCGCTTGGCCTCCTCACCCGCGAAGGCCAGGACCTCATTCTCGCCGCGGCAATCCTGTCCATCCTCCTCAATCCCCTCGCCTTCACAGCGAGCGATGCGCTGCAGAAGATCGTTCGCGTCAAATGGCCGGCGCTGTGGGCCGGCTACGGCCGCCAACGCATCGATGAGCTCGGCGGCGAACTACAGCGCATCCGGGAGCTCAGCGAGGAGCGCGAGGCGCAGCATCAGATCGAGAAGCACAAGCTCATCCAGACCTTCCCGCTGTTCGCCGGGGTCGACGAGCATTCCCTCGAAGAGCTTCTGCTGCTGTTCAAGCCGAGCTCGGCCTCGCCCGGCGACCGCGTCGTGCGCAAGGGCGAGCGCGGCGACGCCATGTATTTCATCGCCGCTGGCGCCGTGGAGGTGAAGCTGGACGACCGGTCCATCCGCCTCGAAGCCGGAAGTTTCTTCGGCGAAATGGCGCTGCTCAGCGGCGAACGCCGCATCGCCGACGTCGTCGCCATCGACTTCTGCGAGTTCCTGGTGCTCAAGAGCCGCGACTTCAACCGCTTCGTGTCGAAGCACCCGGAACTGAAGGAAGCCGTCAGCACCATGGCCAGCCAGCGGCGCAAGACGAACGCCGCGCCTGTGACGACGGAATAG
- a CDS encoding DUF2171 domain-containing protein, with translation MADIKEHMKIIGKDGAHVGTVDGVEGDRIKLTRNDNPAGHKDHHHYIDRKLVGSVEGDVVKLSVNASSVPEMEASGAKI, from the coding sequence ATGGCTGACATCAAGGAACATATGAAGATCATCGGCAAAGACGGCGCCCATGTCGGCACCGTCGACGGTGTCGAAGGCGACCGTATCAAGCTGACCCGCAACGACAACCCGGCCGGCCACAAGGACCACCATCACTATATCGACCGCAAGCTGGTCGGCTCGGTGGAAGGCGATGTGGTCAAGCTGTCGGTCAACGCTTCGTCGGTGCCGGAAATGGAAGCCTCGGGCGCCAAGATCTGA
- a CDS encoding TetR/AcrR family transcriptional regulator: MATVDAVHEAAIQVLLRDGAERLTTTRVAERAGVSVGTLYQYYPNKQALLCAVLEIHLGKVADAVTAACESARGKAMSDIVERVVEAYLDAKMARRDISMALYRIAAEIDGAAVARRSLQKSVKSLEQSLRTAPDFALSPGNFAAQMMIGAIAGSTRAVLEAGASPAMVRNLRHHLVLMCRCYLAAVGSCGAAQP; this comes from the coding sequence GTGGCGACGGTGGATGCCGTTCATGAGGCGGCGATTCAGGTTTTGCTCCGCGATGGAGCCGAACGTCTGACAACGACGCGTGTCGCTGAGAGGGCGGGAGTGTCCGTCGGCACGCTCTATCAGTACTACCCCAACAAGCAGGCCTTGCTCTGCGCGGTCCTGGAAATCCATCTCGGCAAGGTGGCCGATGCGGTGACGGCCGCGTGCGAAAGCGCTCGCGGAAAGGCGATGAGCGATATCGTGGAGCGGGTCGTTGAGGCCTATCTGGATGCGAAGATGGCGCGCCGCGATATTTCGATGGCGCTATATCGGATTGCCGCCGAGATCGACGGGGCGGCGGTGGCGCGGCGCAGCCTTCAGAAATCCGTCAAATCTCTTGAGCAATCCCTACGGACGGCGCCGGACTTCGCATTGTCGCCCGGAAATTTCGCGGCTCAGATGATGATTGGTGCGATAGCCGGAAGCACCAGGGCCGTTTTGGAGGCGGGCGCGTCGCCCGCGATGGTGAGGAACCTCCGGCACCATCTCGTACTTATGTGCCGTTGTTACCTTGCGGCCGTAGGAAGCTGTGGTGCGGCACAACCCTAA